AATATAAGGATGTGAGAAAAGTGAAAAGGAAAAAAATCTTGATAGCAGGGGTTATTTTTCTTGTGGTTTTAGCAGCCGGGAGCATAGGTTACAGCTTTTTTTCGAGAAATTATAAAAAAGTGAAAACATATGAAGTAGGTGAAAAGCAGGTAAAGCATGTAAGATTTAACAAGCCTTTTTTTGCTGATCATTTTGAAGTTACTATTCTAAAAACAAGTCTTACTGATTCATTGAAAAACGATTCAAAAATATTGCTGAAAAAAGAGGAGGGTGTAGAGTATTTTGTTATAGATGTAAAAGTCAAAAATGAAAATAGCGAAAGTAAAAATCTGCCTGATTCGGGTAGTATACTTTTGGGTGAAGCCGAATATATGATAGAAATAGAAGAAAATATAAAACTTACCGAAGCCGGCTACGGAGTATTTTCGGAACAGATAAAGCCGGGAGAATCCAAAGAAAGCAAAATTGTATTTAGGATACCTGTAGAATACGGGGATGAAGCAATAATCTGGGATGTATTCGGGAGCGGTGTGAAAATCAGGCTTCAATAATGCATTAAGTCAATTTTTGAGACTTTTCACACAGGCAGAAAAAAATTTTAGAAATATTATGATCTGACTATCGACAGAAGCCGATATTTAGGGTATAATAAATTAAAGGATTTTTGAAACCTGTGTTAATACTTGATTTCAAGTATAAATTCTTACTGGTAATAATTAAAAAAGCGGATTTTCCGCAAAATTCGATTCTAAAGCTTTTACCTCATTATTCTAATAGTAAGTAATATTCATGTTTTTAAACCTGTTTTCTACAAAAAAAATGTAAAAAATTAATATAATTCAGATAATTTCAAAGCCAATTCTGTATTAATTCAGAAATCTGTTCTAAAATAATATTAAAAAATCCATTTGAAATAATCAGTTTTCTGTTGTATTTTCCATATAATCAGAAATCACAAAATAACAGCTTTAAAAACAATAAACTTTGGTATATTTTTTTGTATTTAAAAAATAAGAGGTATGGAAGTATACATCAATAGAACTAAATAAAGAAAAATGGAGGGAGTACATTAATGGAGTATAGCCACATGAAGGAAATTTATTTCAGTCCCACAGGAACAACAAAAACTATTGTAAATGAAATTACCAAGTACTTTTCAAGAAAAAAAGAAACTTATGATTTACTGAAGAATCCTCTTCAAGAGGAAATGTCATTCGGGAGCGAAGATTTTGTAATAATA
This genomic stretch from Sebaldella sp. S0638 harbors:
- a CDS encoding DUF4352 domain-containing protein, which gives rise to MKRKKILIAGVIFLVVLAAGSIGYSFFSRNYKKVKTYEVGEKQVKHVRFNKPFFADHFEVTILKTSLTDSLKNDSKILLKKEEGVEYFVIDVKVKNENSESKNLPDSGSILLGEAEYMIEIEENIKLTEAGYGVFSEQIKPGESKESKIVFRIPVEYGDEAIIWDVFGSGVKIRLQ